One stretch of Candidatus Eremiobacteraceae bacterium DNA includes these proteins:
- a CDS encoding P1 family peptidase: MNSLPIAVLVAAATLPLSHYDSSGPYVKAPALGIHIGTLSPGRYDAITDVAGVLVGQVTHIEGSGKLVPGVGPVRTGVTAVIPRADVWHKKVFAAAWALNGNGEMTGTTWVNEAGWMEVPVLLTDTLSVGRVDDGVVSWMIEHNSGIGITDDVPLPVVAECDDEFLNDIQGRHATAEDAVKALDGATGGPIAQGGVGAGTGMLSFSFKGGIGTASRVLAQQDGGYTVGVLVNTNTGRRRQLMIDGVPVGANIPDIMPKAGPDGNGSVIIVIATNAPLVHDQLDRLVRRAALGLARTGADAMTGSGDLIIAFSTANVVPHYPEARTFSVTDLDQYHIDPVFYATEDATEEAVINALLAGQTMVGRDGDMVYGLPHDRLLKIMKKYGR; this comes from the coding sequence ATGAACAGCCTGCCTATCGCCGTGCTCGTCGCTGCCGCGACATTGCCGCTATCGCACTACGACTCGAGCGGTCCGTACGTCAAAGCGCCGGCGCTCGGGATCCACATCGGCACCCTCTCACCCGGGCGCTACGATGCTATCACCGACGTCGCCGGCGTTCTCGTCGGGCAAGTGACGCACATCGAGGGATCCGGCAAACTCGTGCCCGGCGTCGGCCCCGTGCGAACGGGCGTCACGGCGGTGATCCCGCGGGCCGACGTGTGGCATAAGAAGGTCTTCGCCGCCGCTTGGGCGCTCAACGGCAACGGCGAGATGACGGGCACGACGTGGGTCAATGAAGCCGGCTGGATGGAAGTGCCGGTCTTGCTCACCGACACATTGTCGGTCGGGCGCGTCGATGACGGCGTCGTCTCGTGGATGATCGAGCACAACAGCGGGATCGGCATCACTGACGACGTGCCGTTGCCGGTCGTCGCTGAATGCGACGACGAGTTCCTCAACGATATCCAAGGCAGGCACGCGACCGCGGAGGACGCCGTGAAAGCGCTCGACGGCGCGACGGGTGGCCCGATCGCGCAAGGCGGCGTCGGCGCTGGCACCGGCATGCTATCGTTCTCGTTCAAAGGCGGCATCGGCACGGCATCGCGCGTACTTGCCCAACAAGACGGCGGTTACACGGTCGGAGTCCTCGTCAACACGAACACGGGAAGACGGCGTCAGCTCATGATCGACGGCGTACCGGTCGGCGCGAACATCCCGGACATCATGCCGAAAGCCGGTCCCGATGGAAACGGTTCCGTCATCATCGTCATCGCGACGAACGCGCCGCTCGTTCACGACCAGCTCGATCGTTTGGTGAGGCGCGCGGCATTGGGCCTCGCTCGCACCGGCGCGGACGCCATGACGGGCAGCGGCGATCTCATCATCGCGTTTTCGACAGCGAACGTCGTGCCGCACTATCCGGAGGCGCGAACGTTCAGCGTCACCGACCTCGATCAATACCACATCGATCCGGTGTTCTACGCGACCGAGGATGCGACCGAAGAAGCGGTCATCAACGCGCTGCTCGCCGGGCAGACGATGGTCGGCCGCGACGGCGACATGGTCTACGGCCTGCCGCACGACCGGCTGCTGAAGATCATGAAGAAATACGGTCGTTGA